One Streptomyces sp. CNQ-509 DNA window includes the following coding sequences:
- the purE gene encoding 5-(carboxyamino)imidazole ribonucleotide mutase: MSAENGPLVGIVMGSDSDWPVMEAAAQALDEFEVPYEVDVVSAHRMPREMIAYGEEAASRGLRTLIAGAGGAAHLPGMLASVTPLPVIGVPVPLKYLDGMDSLLSIVQMPAGVPVAAVSVAGARNAGLLAARILAAHDEDLRARMTAFQEDLNHQAREKGTRLRRKTTRAD; this comes from the coding sequence ATGAGCGCGGAGAACGGCCCGCTGGTCGGCATCGTCATGGGCTCCGACTCCGACTGGCCGGTCATGGAGGCGGCGGCGCAGGCCCTCGACGAGTTCGAGGTCCCGTACGAGGTCGACGTCGTCTCCGCGCACCGGATGCCGCGCGAGATGATCGCCTACGGCGAGGAGGCCGCGTCGCGCGGCCTGCGCACCCTCATCGCCGGCGCCGGCGGCGCCGCCCACCTCCCGGGCATGCTCGCCTCCGTGACCCCTCTCCCGGTCATCGGCGTCCCGGTCCCGCTGAAGTACCTCGACGGCATGGACTCCCTGCTCTCCATCGTCCAGATGCCCGCGGGCGTCCCGGTCGCCGCGGTCTCCGTGGCCGGCGCCCGCAACGCGGGCCTCCTGGCCGCGCGCATCCTGGCCGCCCACGACGAGGACCTCCGCGCCCGGATGACGGCGTTCCAGGAGGACCTGAACCACCAGGCCCGCGAAAAGGGCACCCGCCTCCGCCGCAAGACCACCCGCGCGGACTGA
- a CDS encoding 5-(carboxyamino)imidazole ribonucleotide synthase, producing the protein MTFPVVGMIGGGQLARMTHEAGIPLGIRFKLLSGTRTDSAALVAGDTVVGDYRDLDTLRDFARGCDVITFDHEHVPAEHLRVLQAEGVAVRPGPDALVYAQDKGAMRARLTELGIPCPRHRIVADPADVARFAREGGGFPVVLKTVRGGYDGKGVWVVRTEEDAAPPFRAGVPVLAEELVGFRRELAANVVRSPSGQAVAYPVVESIQVDGVCDTVLAPAPGLAPEDAVRTQQLALRIAMELDVVGHLAVELFEAEGPDGEPRILVNELAMRPHNSGHWTQDGAVTSQFANHVRAVLDLPLGDPRPRAPWTVMANVLGGDYPDMYPAYLHCMARDPGLKIHMYGKDVKPGRKVGHVNTYGDDLADVRARARHAADYLRGTITE; encoded by the coding sequence GTGACATTCCCGGTAGTCGGCATGATCGGCGGGGGACAGCTCGCCCGGATGACCCACGAGGCAGGCATCCCCCTCGGCATCAGGTTCAAGCTCCTCAGCGGCACCCGTACGGACTCCGCCGCCCTGGTGGCGGGCGACACGGTCGTCGGGGATTACCGCGATCTCGACACGCTGCGTGACTTCGCCCGCGGCTGCGACGTGATCACGTTCGACCACGAACACGTACCGGCCGAGCATCTGCGGGTACTCCAGGCCGAGGGCGTCGCGGTCAGGCCGGGCCCGGACGCGCTGGTGTACGCGCAGGACAAGGGCGCCATGCGGGCCCGGCTGACGGAGCTGGGCATCCCCTGCCCGCGGCACCGGATCGTGGCGGACCCGGCGGACGTGGCGCGCTTCGCGCGCGAGGGCGGCGGCTTCCCGGTCGTGCTGAAGACGGTCCGCGGCGGGTACGACGGCAAGGGCGTGTGGGTCGTCCGTACGGAGGAGGACGCCGCGCCCCCGTTCCGCGCGGGGGTGCCGGTGCTGGCCGAGGAGCTGGTCGGCTTCCGCCGCGAGCTGGCCGCGAACGTCGTCCGCTCGCCGAGCGGCCAGGCGGTCGCGTACCCGGTGGTGGAGTCGATCCAGGTCGACGGCGTCTGCGACACGGTCCTCGCCCCGGCTCCCGGGCTGGCGCCGGAGGACGCGGTGCGTACGCAGCAGCTCGCGCTCCGCATCGCCATGGAGCTGGACGTGGTGGGCCACCTCGCGGTGGAGCTGTTCGAGGCGGAAGGGCCGGACGGCGAGCCCCGGATCCTCGTCAACGAGCTGGCCATGCGCCCGCACAACTCCGGCCACTGGACCCAGGACGGCGCCGTCACCTCGCAGTTCGCCAACCACGTGCGCGCCGTGCTCGACCTGCCGCTGGGCGACCCGCGCCCGCGCGCGCCCTGGACGGTGATGGCGAACGTCCTCGGCGGCGACTACCCCGACATGTACCCGGCGTACCTGCACTGCATGGCCCGGGACCCGGGGCTGAAGATCCATATGTACGGCAAGGACGTGAAGCCCGGCCGCAAGGTCGGCCACGTCAACACCTACGGCGACGACCTGGCCGACGTGCGCGCCCGCGCCCGCCACGCCGCCGACTACCTGCGGGGGACGATCACGGAATGA
- a CDS encoding GtrA family protein yields the protein MAEFAAVGGIGVLVNLAVFNLVRNSTELPVVRCSMIATAVAIIFNYIGFRYFTYRDRDKTRPPREFTLFLVFSTAGLVIENGLLYVATYGFDWDTPLQNNIFKFLGIGMASLFRFWSYRSWVFRAVPAAARPAAAPADGGEAGDIAVAPGVPIPGSRRKPREAKEPEEPEEPEAQEEAVAARR from the coding sequence GTGGCCGAGTTCGCCGCGGTCGGGGGCATCGGCGTCCTGGTCAACCTGGCTGTCTTCAACCTCGTGCGGAACTCCACGGAGCTGCCCGTGGTCCGCTGCAGCATGATCGCGACGGCCGTCGCCATCATCTTCAACTACATAGGCTTCCGGTACTTCACCTACCGCGACCGGGACAAGACCCGGCCCCCTCGCGAGTTCACCCTGTTCCTGGTCTTCAGCACCGCCGGGCTCGTCATCGAGAACGGCCTGCTGTACGTGGCCACGTACGGGTTCGACTGGGACACCCCGCTGCAGAACAACATCTTCAAGTTCCTGGGCATCGGGATGGCGTCGCTCTTCCGCTTCTGGTCCTACCGGAGCTGGGTGTTCCGTGCGGTGCCCGCGGCGGCCCGGCCCGCCGCCGCGCCCGCGGATGGCGGCGAAGCCGGCGACATAGCCGTGGCCCCCGGGGTGCCGATCCCGGGCAGCCGGCGCAAGCCACGGGAGGCCAAGGAGCCCGAAGAGCCGGAGGAGCCCGAGGCGCAGGAAGAGGCGGTCGCGGCGCGGCGGTAG
- a CDS encoding ATP-binding protein has translation MRRRLINSTLAVVLVVIAVFGVSLVIVETRTIEAAARDRVQSEAVRLFSVVEGKIADDARVTRRALAGQVTDGRYAEVELPGGPALKMGERPEGSVIEATETGSRGERVTVMEARDRVNDELGQTLLIIFAVALLAVGAAVLLAVRQANRLTAPLTDLAETAERLGSGDQRTRHRRYGVPELDRVADVLDASAERIARMLTAERRLAADASHQLRTPLTALSMRLEEIALTDDPATVKEEAAVALTQVERLTDVVQRLLTKSRDPKAGSGTGFDLDEVVKQQLEEWRPVYRGEGRAIVRSGKKDLRAVGTPGAVAQVLATLIENAMMHGAGTVALRTRVTGNQVVVEVTDEGPGVPADLGSRVFERTVSGRNSTGLGLAVARDLAEADGGRLELVQQKPTTFALFLAREHEEH, from the coding sequence ATGCGCAGACGGCTCATCAACAGCACCCTCGCGGTCGTGCTCGTCGTCATCGCCGTCTTCGGCGTCTCGCTCGTCATCGTCGAGACCCGCACCATCGAGGCAGCCGCGCGCGACCGGGTGCAGTCGGAGGCCGTCCGGCTCTTCAGCGTCGTGGAGGGCAAGATCGCCGACGACGCGCGGGTGACCCGCCGGGCGCTCGCCGGGCAGGTCACGGACGGGCGGTACGCGGAGGTGGAGCTGCCGGGCGGGCCGGCGCTCAAGATGGGGGAGCGGCCCGAGGGCTCGGTCATCGAGGCCACCGAGACCGGCAGCAGGGGGGAGCGGGTCACGGTCATGGAGGCCCGCGACCGGGTCAACGACGAGCTGGGCCAGACCCTGCTGATCATCTTCGCGGTGGCGCTGCTCGCCGTCGGTGCCGCCGTGCTGCTCGCCGTCCGCCAGGCCAACCGGCTCACCGCCCCGCTCACCGACCTCGCCGAGACCGCCGAGCGCCTCGGCTCCGGCGACCAGCGCACCCGCCACCGCCGCTACGGCGTCCCCGAGCTGGACCGCGTCGCCGACGTGCTGGACGCCAGCGCCGAACGGATCGCGCGGATGCTCACCGCCGAACGGCGGCTGGCCGCGGACGCCTCGCACCAGCTCCGTACGCCGCTCACCGCGCTGTCCATGCGGCTGGAGGAGATCGCGCTCACCGACGATCCGGCGACGGTCAAGGAGGAGGCGGCGGTCGCGCTCACCCAGGTGGAGCGGCTGACGGACGTGGTGCAGCGGCTGCTGACGAAGTCCCGGGACCCCAAGGCCGGCTCGGGCACGGGCTTCGACCTGGACGAGGTCGTCAAGCAGCAGTTGGAGGAGTGGCGGCCCGTGTACCGCGGCGAGGGGCGGGCGATCGTCCGCTCGGGCAAGAAGGACCTGCGCGCGGTGGGCACGCCGGGTGCGGTGGCGCAGGTGCTCGCGACGCTGATCGAGAACGCGATGATGCACGGCGCGGGGACGGTCGCGCTGCGCACCCGGGTCACGGGCAACCAGGTGGTCGTGGAGGTCACCGACGAGGGTCCCGGCGTCCCCGCGGACCTCGGCTCGCGGGTCTTCGAGCGCACGGTCAGCGGGCGCAACTCGACGGGTCTGGGGCTGGCGGTCGCCCGCGACCTGGCGGAGGCGGACGGGGGGCGGCTGGAGCTGGTGCAGCAGAAGCCGACGACGTTCGCGCTCTTCCTCGCGCGGGAGCACGAGGAACACTGA
- a CDS encoding response regulator transcription factor, with the protein MTRVLLAEDDAAISEPLARALRREGYEVEVREDGPTALGAGLRGGVDLLVLDLGLPGMDGLEVCRRLRADGHGFPVLVLTARADEVDTVVGLDAGADDYVTKPFRLAELLARVRALLRRGSTEAQPPATHGVRIDTDSHRAWLGEEELQLTAKEFDLLRVLVRDAGRVVTREQLMREVWDTTWWSSTKTLDMHISWLRKKLGDDAANPRYIATVRGVGFRFEKS; encoded by the coding sequence ATGACCCGAGTACTGCTGGCCGAGGACGACGCGGCCATCTCGGAACCGCTTGCCCGCGCGCTGCGCCGGGAGGGCTACGAGGTGGAGGTACGGGAAGACGGTCCCACTGCGCTCGGTGCCGGGCTCCGCGGCGGCGTCGACCTCCTCGTGCTCGACCTGGGCCTGCCGGGCATGGACGGCCTGGAGGTGTGCCGGCGACTGCGCGCCGACGGGCACGGCTTCCCCGTGCTGGTACTCACCGCCCGCGCGGACGAGGTGGACACCGTCGTCGGCCTCGACGCGGGCGCCGACGACTACGTCACCAAGCCCTTCCGCCTCGCCGAACTGCTCGCCAGGGTCCGGGCCCTGCTGCGCCGCGGCTCCACCGAGGCGCAGCCGCCGGCCACCCACGGCGTACGCATCGACACCGACTCGCACCGGGCCTGGCTCGGCGAGGAGGAGCTGCAGCTCACGGCGAAGGAGTTCGACCTGCTCCGGGTGCTGGTGCGGGACGCGGGCCGGGTGGTCACACGCGAGCAGTTGATGCGCGAAGTGTGGGACACCACCTGGTGGTCCTCCACCAAGACGCTCGACATGCACATCTCATGGCTGCGCAAGAAGCTCGGCGACGACGCCGCGAACCCCCGCTACATCGCGACGGTCCGCGGCGTGGGCTTCCGCTTCGAGAAGAGCTAG
- a CDS encoding alpha/beta hydrolase, whose amino-acid sequence MAAVRVRWRRLVTAVLGTAAALTAVVPPPAGTVPPERLAERTAEQRPGADGALRRSVEAYGEHPRQRVTVHWQPRRALRGGLVVVHGGYWSYDTDWEEWARAFARRGYAVFDAGYRLTPEVPWPAQRDDVTAALRWVRHNAAGYAVDPARVAVLGSSAGGQLAVAAAVYGAGAAHSAGVVALSPVASPYRAWLDGGAPGATAAERRLRASAERLAGCAPDGTPSLSADPSCRRAWWSLDPRSMASGPDDAPMLLLHSAHDFVPAYHSEEVAAAERAQGMPADDVRVRVVPGSAHGMRLLTEAGVVGEIEGWLRARIG is encoded by the coding sequence ATGGCTGCGGTACGGGTCCGGTGGCGGCGGCTCGTGACCGCGGTGCTGGGGACCGCCGCGGCGCTGACGGCGGTGGTGCCGCCGCCGGCCGGGACCGTGCCCCCGGAGCGGCTTGCGGAGCGGACGGCGGAGCAGCGGCCCGGCGCAGACGGGGCGCTCAGGCGCAGCGTCGAGGCGTACGGGGAGCATCCGCGGCAGCGCGTCACCGTCCACTGGCAGCCGCGGCGGGCGCTTCGCGGCGGGCTCGTCGTGGTGCACGGGGGGTACTGGTCGTACGACACCGACTGGGAGGAGTGGGCGCGGGCCTTCGCCCGGCGCGGCTACGCGGTCTTCGACGCCGGCTACCGCCTCACCCCCGAGGTGCCGTGGCCGGCGCAGCGGGACGACGTGACGGCGGCGCTGCGGTGGGTGCGGCACAACGCCGCGGGGTACGCCGTGGATCCGGCGCGGGTGGCGGTGCTGGGCTCGTCGGCGGGCGGGCAGCTCGCCGTCGCGGCGGCCGTGTACGGGGCGGGGGCCGCGCACAGCGCCGGGGTGGTGGCGCTGTCGCCGGTGGCGTCGCCGTACCGGGCCTGGCTGGACGGCGGGGCGCCGGGGGCGACGGCGGCGGAGCGGCGGCTGCGGGCGAGCGCGGAGCGGCTGGCGGGGTGCGCGCCGGACGGCACGCCGTCCCTGTCGGCGGACCCGTCGTGCCGGCGGGCGTGGTGGTCGCTGGACCCGCGGAGCATGGCGTCCGGTCCGGACGACGCCCCGATGCTGCTGCTGCACTCGGCGCACGACTTCGTGCCCGCGTACCACTCGGAAGAGGTGGCGGCGGCGGAGCGGGCGCAGGGGATGCCTGCGGACGACGTACGGGTGCGGGTGGTGCCGGGCAGCGCGCACGGGATGCGGCTGCTGACGGAGGCCGGGGTGGTCGGGGAGATCGAGGGGTGGCTGCGGGCGCGGATCGGGTAG
- a CDS encoding ATP-binding protein produces MSFRSLPPGALPPEGEAGSGAAAPARPDGGAAAADPAGEPAPAGQVRRLRLVGASGMVPRARDFARRALEDWGWLPAVNAEQRAAAEDVLLVVSELVTNACLHGGGPDELRLRTAGKVLRLEVSDSGTGTPEPRTPHRASRPGGHGMFIVQRLCLDWGVQREPGVVGKTVWAELSAPL; encoded by the coding sequence ATGAGCTTCAGGTCGTTGCCGCCGGGCGCGCTGCCGCCCGAGGGCGAGGCCGGCAGCGGCGCCGCCGCGCCCGCGCGCCCCGACGGCGGCGCCGCCGCGGCCGATCCGGCCGGCGAGCCCGCCCCCGCGGGACAGGTCCGCCGGCTGCGGCTCGTCGGCGCCAGCGGCATGGTGCCCCGCGCCCGCGACTTCGCCCGCCGGGCCCTGGAGGACTGGGGCTGGCTGCCCGCGGTCAACGCGGAGCAGCGCGCGGCCGCGGAGGACGTCCTGCTCGTCGTCTCGGAACTGGTCACCAACGCCTGCCTGCACGGCGGCGGCCCGGACGAACTGCGGCTGCGCACGGCGGGGAAGGTGCTGAGGCTGGAGGTCAGCGACTCCGGCACCGGCACGCCCGAGCCCCGCACCCCGCACCGCGCCAGCAGGCCGGGCGGGCACGGGATGTTCATCGTGCAGCGGCTCTGCCTCGACTGGGGCGTGCAGCGGGAGCCGGGAGTGGTGGGCAAGACGGTGTGGGCGGAGCTCTCCGCGCCGCTCTAG